acattatatttataatattattattttttgtcaaacatgcatttcatgatgttcaaagaaatcttgtatttttagtttttatggttaattaattaaaatatactaattttaaaaaatataaaccaattattttatataatattagtaagaacgtatgtttattaattgatatattttcaaaagacaatatatatcttaaatatttaatttaatatcatggctcttatttgtctaatataaattttaagtttagataattaacttttatttttaaaatttaagataACGTTGTAATTGCAAACAAACAGTACAATTATAATTACACTGTGTCAAACAAACAGACCATCAAAATTagttaattattaaattaataattactAACCTAATAATTATACCAATTACGATTATCATGTCTCTTTCCAAACAAACTCTAATCAAACTTTCAATAATCAATACGAATGCCAAGCATCAAATGAATAACcaaagggaaacttacataaatatacaatattaaaaaaatatttaccatctatagcaataaaaaaaaatcactgaacacttataatacatttataatacaattttaatacatattgcagagaactatttataaaacatatataatacaagttttatagatagataatacatttatcacatactttaatagatttataatacattatgtcaatttcttactatacaaacataatatatattttaaaacacttataatacatttatattgtatgcataattcacttttaatacaaatatagatttatcataatattgttatgtattgctataaattataataaataaaaaatattgctactaattaatttttaaaaaacaatcaaTTAACTAAATTTTCCATAACCAAAAAGTATAACTCGTAGGCAAGGCCCGCTAAGGCCGCAAGCCTCTGGTCTCTTTGCTAAAATCTCTTGGGTCTTTGTTTTTCCTTGTAGCTCCATGTTCATGGCCATGTCCACCCAATTATGTCCAAATTATGTAATCCCATGTGCAAATTCTTCAATCACTCATCCAAATCGAACCACCATTTATCCCTTATTCATCTCAATTGCTTTGGGGGAACGGCGCCTCACGAGATTGTCAGTTCAATGCTCTGAGAAACAAACACAGAACTTCCGGACGTGCAAGAATTGCAAGTCCCAGTTCGACCCTTTGCTCAATCACCCCCGTGCTTGCCGTTACCACACTGCTCATTTTGGAGGTACCCTTCTGAATGTTTTGTAAAATATGGGTTAGGTCTCATTGGAGTTGAAAATTTCTGATTATTCTGGTTTGAATAGGGTGAGTAATAATACCATGTATTGCAAAGGAAGATTGTTATAATGGTAAAATAGGTTGATAAAAGCTTTAATTTTGCAACTCCTATAGTTAcaaatctttctttttctctcaagTATCCAATTTTCCAATCTTTGGACATTATgggaaaggaaaaaagaaagcaGCAATCTTAGTAACCATCCTATCTCCATTAGGGTAAGTGTGTTACTCTTGCAAGGTTACTCAAAGTAGTAGTAGGTAGATATTACATTTATctcccttattttgatttttctgtGATAGTTTAAAGTAACTAAGATTCACAAATTCCAATAACCTTCTGCAATTCTTTTATGTAGATGATTTATGGTAATTCCAGTTCTGTAGGTCAGTTTTGTACATAAAACAGTGCAAGCAGAATAGCAAGAGTGACTTTCAATTCATACGGATTTCGTGGGTTTATCAGAGATAGTTGATGGCAAGCAAAATTCCCTCACCGAATGGGTGCATTGACCACAGAATCTTACAGAAATTTCCAACAATCGTAAAAAGAGCCACTATTTCAAATGTATCAAAACTCTTTCTAGCCACTATTTCAAATGCATCATGTCTCTCTCTATTTTCTTCATCAACCAGCAATCTGTGTGTTAATTATTTAGTACTAATGTAGTTACTTCCTCTGGTGCTTGATCTTGCACATAAAATATGAGGAAAGGGGAAGGGAAGTAGGAGGAGGATGGCTGTTCTAGGAAAGGTGCCAAGTCACTCTCGATATTGCTTCAATTTTGTTGAGGGGAAGGTGGCTTTTTGGGATCATAAGGGTGGTGGAAGATGTCTGCCGGCAAGGTTTTGAGGGATCAACAACAGAGGTCTCTAGGTTGGTCTCGATGGGCAAATTAGTCCAAACACATTGCTATATTAATGATAATGAGTTTAAAAGAATTATTacaaagaaatcaaaataagagaggTAACGTAATTATTGCAATATTTATCCCTAGTTGTGGT
The sequence above is a segment of the Solanum dulcamara chromosome 11, daSolDulc1.2, whole genome shotgun sequence genome. Coding sequences within it:
- the LOC129875077 gene encoding uncharacterized protein LOC129875077, translating into MFMAMSTQLCPNYVIPCANSSITHPNRTTIYPLFISIALGERRLTRLSVQCSEKQTQNFRTCKNCKSQFDPLLNHPRACRYHTAHFGGETRRKFESVYSGGTMDTPDGGKVFQYWHCCGSEDPFDTGCTAAPHASYDD